A genomic segment from Corythoichthys intestinalis isolate RoL2023-P3 chromosome 2, ASM3026506v1, whole genome shotgun sequence encodes:
- the taf13 gene encoding transcription initiation factor TFIID subunit 13: MADEEDETGFEEELDESCSGVDVCHGRRKRLFSKELRCMMYGFGDDQNPYTESVDILEDLVIEFITEMTHKAMSIGRQGRVQVEDIVFLIRKDPRKFARVKDLLTMNEELKRARKAFDEANYGS; this comes from the coding sequence ATGGCAGATGAAGAGGATGAAACTGGCTTCGAGGAGGAGTTGGATGAGAGCTGCAGTGGAGTGGACGTGTGCCACGGCCGGAGAAAGAGGCTCTTCTCCAAGGAGCTACGCTGTATGATGTACGGCTTCGGTGACGACCAGAACCCATACACTGAATCGGTGGATATCTTGGAAGATCTGGTGATTGAGTTCATCACAGAAATGACCCACAAAGCCATGTCCATCGGGCGCCAGGGTCGCGTTCAGGTGGAAGACATCGTCTTCCTTATTCGAAAGGATCCCAGAAAATTCGCCAGAGTCAAAGACCTGCTGACCATGAATGAGGAGCTCAAGAGGGCCCGCAAAGCTTTTGACGAAGCTAACTATGGCTCATAA